The genomic stretch TGAGCGGAATCGATTGCGTCTTGAGATATTGTTCTTAGAAAGGACTCCCAGTTTTCTCCGAATGAAAAAGTAATGGGTACGTTTTCAGCTTCCATTGCTTTTTTCAAGCTTCTCGTACCCAATTGCAAACAAGGAGGAGTGCGCCATGTCTTCCTCCAGGCGTGTCATTCAATAAAGACGCAGTCTCGTGAACGAGAAAAGTAAGTTGATCGACAGCATCCAGAGTGCCCTGCGAAACGCTCCATAATACAGCTTTGATGGTATATGTGCGTGGCATGAAAATGTTCTTTGGCAGTTGAACGGCGTACCTGTGCGTTCCGATTTCTCTATCGACGGGAAGTCCTACATCACCAGGAACAGATGAAAACAAACTATTTCTCTCAGCATCATAGACTGTAATTCCTAATTGCATATCGCTAATCGGTTTTTGAATCACAAAATCCATGACCATTCGCACTTCACTGGCAGTTGTAACATGTTCGATAGGTTCGCCATTGCCATTTGCGAGACACACCTTTGTGAAGAAAATATCTGAAACGGGAGACGAATCTCTTTCCCAGAAGGTACGTTGTCCGCCGAGTGAATCCAGATAACGAGCGGTAACGGTTTTGCTATCGCCAATAGCTTGGATTGTTCCGTGGTCCAGAAAAACTGCGCGGCTGCACAGTCTTTGTATGGCAGCCATATTGTGGCTTACAAAAAGAACCGTCCTTCCCTGGGTTGCCGCAGTGTCCATTCTTCCAAGACATTTCCTTTGGAATTCGGCGTCACCTACCGCCAGCACTTCGTCTACAACAAGAATCTCAGACTCAAGGTACGCAGCCACAGCAAATGCTAGCCGGACATACATTCCGCTGGAATATCGTTTCACGGGCGTATCAATAAATTCCTTAACGCCTGAGAAATCCACGATCTCATCAAATTTTTTCTGGATTTCTACCTTGTGCATCCCCAGAATCGCCCCGCTCAGAAAGACATTTTCCCGTCCTGTAAGCTCCGGATGAAAACCGGTGCCGATTTCTAATAAACCCGCAATGCGCCCTTTAATTTTCGCAAAGCCTCTTGTCGGCGCGGTAATTCTGCAAAGGATCTTAAGCAGGGTGCTTTTGCCCGCACCGTTTCGACCAATAATTCCAACTGCTTCCCCTTGCATTATTTGAAGATTGATATCTTGAAGAACCCAGATTTTTCTCGCATGTGCGGAGCCCGACAGATCACTGCTGGAGGTGGGATCTGGTCTTCGAAGAAGGTGAGCGGTCCACCGCTCAATATCTTCGCGCAACGTATTTGTGCCAATGGTTCCAAGTCTGTACTGCTTGCTTAAGTTCTCAGTGACGATTGCGAGGGGCATCGTTACAATGTATCCATGAAAGTACTTTCAGC from bacterium encodes the following:
- a CDS encoding polysaccharide ABC transporter ATP-binding protein, which translates into the protein MPLAIVTENLSKQYRLGTIGTNTLREDIERWTAHLLRRPDPTSSSDLSGSAHARKIWVLQDINLQIMQGEAVGIIGRNGAGKSTLLKILCRITAPTRGFAKIKGRIAGLLEIGTGFHPELTGRENVFLSGAILGMHKVEIQKKFDEIVDFSGVKEFIDTPVKRYSSGMYVRLAFAVAAYLESEILVVDEVLAVGDAEFQRKCLGRMDTAATQGRTVLFVSHNMAAIQRLCSRAVFLDHGTIQAIGDSKTVTARYLDSLGGQRTFWERDSSPVSDIFFTKVCLANGNGEPIEHVTTASEVRMVMDFVIQKPISDMQLGITVYDAERNSLFSSVPGDVGLPVDREIGTHRYAVQLPKNIFMPRTYTIKAVLWSVSQGTLDAVDQLTFLVHETASLLNDTPGGRHGALLLVCNWVREA